In Candidatus Hamiltonella defensa 5AT (Acyrthosiphon pisum), one genomic interval encodes:
- a CDS encoding antiterminator Q family protein, translating into MKEIRYRLTAWGHWAGTRVGTEYPVSSWPVPIASSDIRPMLPDNEAQIVDRAVARLKHFDSLGYDIIVACYRGKVSCRAIGRALKRDHKSISGYLTRSEAYIAGQVDALLNVKAKFTQIETIPILKLKNVF; encoded by the coding sequence ATGAAAGAGATTCGATATCGATTAACCGCTTGGGGCCATTGGGCAGGAACCCGTGTGGGGACGGAATATCCCGTGTCATCCTGGCCTGTACCGATCGCCAGTAGTGATATCCGGCCGATGCTGCCCGATAACGAAGCCCAGATTGTGGACCGGGCGGTCGCGAGGCTCAAACATTTTGATTCGCTGGGTTACGATATTATCGTGGCCTGTTATCGAGGCAAGGTGTCTTGTCGGGCGATAGGGCGCGCCCTCAAACGAGACCATAAATCTATCTCAGGGTATTTAACCCGTTCAGAAGCCTATATCGCAGGTCAAGTCGATGCCCTCTTAAATGTTAAAGCAAAATTCACGCAAATTGAGACAATCCCCATATTGAAGTTAAAAAATGTATTTTAA
- a CDS encoding phage holin, lambda family, producing MTMPEKEPGFWVALLAWIRGHQADFGYASLAALFSLWRNAWGKHAWSRRLLDALSCSTLAFFSQPLLMMVEGLFHGTLPASAPQVLAIYIGYVGTDYIRARIQSFTQRKNGE from the coding sequence ATGACCATGCCTGAGAAAGAGCCTGGATTCTGGGTTGCGTTGCTGGCCTGGATTCGGGGTCATCAAGCCGACTTTGGCTACGCCAGCCTCGCCGCCCTGTTTTCGTTGTGGCGCAATGCGTGGGGAAAACATGCCTGGAGCCGGCGATTACTCGATGCGTTGTCCTGCAGTACGCTGGCGTTTTTTAGTCAACCCCTCCTGATGATGGTCGAAGGCCTGTTTCACGGCACCCTGCCGGCCTCCGCCCCGCAGGTGCTGGCCATTTATATCGGCTATGTGGGCACAGACTACATCCGCGCGCGCATCCAATCATTCACTCAGCGCAAGAATGGAGAGTAA
- a CDS encoding lysozyme, which yields MDISPEGIARIQAFEGLKLTAYQCSADKWTIGYGHTAGVKAGDTMPPGQAEAFFA from the coding sequence ATGGACATCAGCCCTGAAGGCATCGCACGAATCCAGGCGTTTGAGGGGCTTAAGCTCACTGCCTATCAATGCAGTGCAGACAAATGGACAATCGGCTACGGGCATACCGCAGGCGTGAAGGCCGGTGACACAATGCCCCCCGGGCAGGCAGAGGCTTTTTTTGCGTGA
- a CDS encoding glycoside hydrolase family protein has protein sequence MREDITLICLQLDILLKVTVRQNQFDALGSLLFNIGVKAFAHSTLLGKLNAGDEAGAAAEFPKWCYGTVKGKKVALRGLMARRQQEKARFEAVELSLMKAPHRVTA, from the coding sequence TTGCGTGAAGATATCACCCTCATCTGTCTTCAACTTGATATCTTGCTCAAGGTGACGGTGAGGCAGAATCAATTTGACGCGCTGGGCTCTCTTTTGTTTAACATCGGGGTGAAGGCGTTTGCTCACTCAACGCTGCTTGGAAAGCTGAACGCGGGCGATGAAGCCGGCGCGGCGGCCGAGTTCCCTAAATGGTGTTATGGCACGGTCAAAGGCAAAAAAGTCGCATTACGGGGATTAATGGCACGACGTCAACAGGAGAAAGCGCGGTTTGAAGCGGTTGAACTGTCTCTGATGAAAGCGCCACACAGAGTCACCGCCTGA
- a CDS encoding phage tail tube protein produces MADTTGLLAGTAYVTVDGLTVMVEGSFKYKPTRVKRETLTGMDGVHGYKEKPSAGSISMSLRDSRGTSVIGFNNQTNVTVVAQLANGKTIIGSHMWTVDEQEVDSEDAKFDVKWEGLSVTEN; encoded by the coding sequence ATGGCTGATACAACCGGTTTACTCGCGGGGACCGCTTATGTCACTGTTGATGGTTTAACAGTGATGGTCGAGGGTTCGTTTAAATATAAACCCACTCGCGTTAAACGTGAAACACTGACCGGAATGGATGGAGTTCACGGTTACAAAGAAAAACCCTCAGCAGGGTCTATTTCAATGTCATTGCGTGACAGTCGTGGAACGTCTGTTATTGGATTTAACAATCAAACCAACGTCACTGTAGTTGCTCAGTTAGCCAACGGTAAAACTATTATTGGTAGTCATATGTGGACCGTTGATGAGCAGGAAGTGGATTCCGAAGATGCGAAGTTTGATGTTAAATGGGAAGGTCTTTCGGTTACGGAGAATTAA